The following are encoded in a window of Salmo trutta chromosome 27, fSalTru1.1, whole genome shotgun sequence genomic DNA:
- the LOC115164752 gene encoding zinc finger protein 462 isoform X3, whose product MEEDSGHLDKSDQMTHGQPASQQSMSPSQSFQCNHCVLLFKSKYFLLEHMKKVHGVDVDPSQNDGSCNPSESSTQPHSSTLYNNSEESFSCRHCMFTSSSWPVIVKHERTNHKVSVKGPGKGRTLKTQKRYLRGKLLNAKVPLPGKKNQHNVSRLQCKQGEVGRLNFPKSKSTSKTINIPSSSLLLENLQAQVGSSGNISKFKIAHGSSLNSSQLKLPNLSRPSRAHDVTLMSHAPFFSYDQDGGKGVSKVTEERSHTENEQKGSHCCSLCNFSATWLEDLHTHQRSEHSYLFYSMGLSLLDGTATEQRDPKPETYNEMSLTEPLANATKKRMHDDTALSPAKKNIKTSPESTVIQSKLSGGTAFTFEVSEDEEEGDAWRTELDASGTEKDEHNQLENRESRDKHKILYRCKHCDYSHKSSRSLSTHYQRMHPYIRYDFQYIINPDDWTATFRCLECPVEFATPDDLKKHYRDHHREAPDVFMMRSDQLDLVYKCFACPFTISNGKYLKPHYKNKHPKLKMSSPLMYCSFTAKPSKDEPSKSHLGRTSSLKNAEVVSPERSLSPCKETVNINSTTLKECSASMGVDEELYHCKHCAFSNKSVVVVLVHYQKSHPKAGLTIDDIKQTLATSRDAKDETQVSPQNMVLEPFKLPEVKSPNTSLFKPDVAQDDVENMFFCQHCNYGNLTVRGVLNHQRSRHSDLNATVEQIHFHTAEVHSQSKMSQGIGIVSHSTPLQKDLAQEHVLKPFKLPEVKSPNTSPPISNVSQADDESLYFCQFCGYCNPTVRGVMNHQKLRHSTRKSTAERIMKHTAAIRSNPKLRGVLNHQKLRHSTRKSTAKRIMKHTAAIRSNPKLRGVLNHQKLRHSHRKVTADKVIKHTAEAHGQSEKLQSTGFDSSNSSLKSTVENEIADLFFCQYCNYGNPRVIGVLNHQKLRHRCLQTSTSQILQYTSELRSQKDTSQSAGFDSSLFTSDIGNEAGNLFFCQFCNYGHPSMRGILNHQKRRHSGLQTTPGDIFRHTAEVAGQTEKSKKSKSVNLTKSSHILPLPLVTEEAVLFCQLCNYSNRTMRVVVEHQRKRHPDLKATAKQILEYTAMILSQTSKSPNSSFLTSDVVQEELDKFFCQYCDYNNPTVRGIFNHQSKMHCDLETNAAQILRHTVVVREQTNKSQPKAVNSPNSPHLLSHPLLKDEVEHMFFCQLCNYSNPTVMGVLNHKRKRHLDMKPTAKQILEYTATVLGQMSKSHPVRRNSLNSSQEEERKLFYCQHCDYDNPTVRGVLNHQKLRHSDLKTTADQVVRYTAIVPGSNKKSTMQQPNMSSMKASQSRKQKAALLRSLKCRKCSYTTPHIYLLKRHLRNNHQEKAPITTIIHWAYEDGHLQEGYHCEWCACSHTEAKGLLRHYRQRHPDKKTGLESIILRLHAGPKISRSKKTKPNPEHNEKHDQIILSFGDVPKTTPSFQTGGGDTKVYPCRACPFKATSMGGISSHYRAVHPWSVKEDGSVLDVISSRQTQEPEIHEQLDVHETLSSSETYRCPVCSGEFNTLHGMSTHCGKKHPEYDMKVHEQLDVHETSKPSQRYRCPVCSGEFNNLHGMLTHCGKKHPEYDTSTYERETEAELSTSEGTLVFKCSICPYVNSHAHGVLTHCQMRHPAVKARTERLEQEIVHFTDPNECLKVRSGKRMGLAGFRCNMCPVIHAKFKKLKAHYEMDHKRSAANIFKPALKQSAAIKKQLLSKYRGSQTSIAQAAILKNGKSIIVKCHLCKYLCTTKKGLACHLRINHSTVAPIEDKEFSYKCALCSYSTSICKYLAAHYRRQHGNAAFTNHFVPAFRPHRILPNSPDHKASLSQETKSPGEKISCSRCFFQCLSEKGLVSHYAICHPGVSPSKHKSSKLSPNNTLHSPPKPRNHPQQQKPVCKLFDPQCEKGKALRPVKCKKCVKLSFNSNLLLSIHYTNFHNEDFTQDFTILSKSSEDGTEFYRCGYCNLQIQGSADLCSHLDHHNEEFQKLANGQKRKQRLSDPPPKTKPVKQERQVLPKVLTADESDSHWIVTQVESVTTGMSPLVSPSPVPSTTEPEGGSVGEECNHCGRTFMSLKGLRSHERSHAATAALKRLDNVPHQQKQMFDRHIRHRPGTIRPFHCGLCRYRTTILSLLKNHLLKVHGAQYPSKNLPSSVTGSENKEHTLRAAEETQNLPEPQEGNQMSDDSEESDLTEKPVYSEPPDVQRQLNHYRQVAQAKASSSPPSPQTTRTTQDGLFVCEFCIYTSTHIKSMRRHYINRHNGKRLVRCKDCSFFTGFRKKLDMHIETAHASSPTEAPKELHCPLCLYHTKNKNRMIDHIVLHREQPVAPIEVRRPKLSRYLEGTVFRCHKCTFTSSSDKKLLLHMLKHDDIKPYKCRLCYFDCTQLSELEAHLCDKHQVELHLQSQESVDLLRN is encoded by the exons ATGGAGGAAG ATTCCGGGCACCTCGACAAGTCTGATCAAATGACCCACGGTCAACCAGCCTCTCAACAATCCATGTCTCCAAGTCAGTCATTCCAGTGTAACCATTGTGTCCTCCTATTCAAATCAAAATATTTCCTCCTTGAACACATGAAGAAGGTGCATGGCGTTGATGTGGATCCTTCACAAAATGATGGGAGTTGTAATCCCTCAGAGAGTTCCACACAACCTCACAGTAGCACTCTCTACAACAATTCAGAGGAGAGTTTCTCTTGCCGGCATTGTATGTTTACATCTTCCAGTTGGCCTGTTATTGTCAAACATGAAAGAACAAATCACAAGGTTTCGGTAAAGGGTCCTGGTAAGGGCAGGACCCTGAAAACACAGAAACGGTATTTAAGGGGCAAGCTGCTTAATGCCAAAGTGCCACTGCCAGGGAAGAAGAACCAACACAATGTGTCGAGACTCCAATGCAAACAAGGGGAAGTGGGGAGATTGAATTTCCCGAAATCCAAGTCTACCTCAAAAACCATAAACATTCCTAGCTCTAGTCTATTGCTGGAGAACCTGCAAGCTCAAGTGGGATCCTCAGGAAATATTTCCAAATTCAAAATTGCACATGGGTCATCTTTAAATTCCTCACAACTGAAGTTGCCCAACCTCTCAAGGCCATCACGTGCGCATGATGTGACCCTCATGTCACATGCGCCTTTCTTTAGCTATGACCAAGACGGTGGTAAAGGTGTCTCTAAAGTAACTGAAGAGAGATCTCATACAGAAAATGAACAGAAGGGCTCTCACTGCTGCTCACTCTGCAACTTTTCTGCAACTTGGCTAGAAGATCTTCACACTCACCAGCGAAGTGAGCACAGTTACCTTTTTTACAGCATGGGGCTAAGTCTGCTGGACGGAACAGCGACAGAACAGCGGGATCCCAAACCTGAAACGTATAATGAAATGTCACTAACAGAGCCATTGGCTAATGCCACCAAGAAGAGGATGCATGATGACACCGCTTTGAGTCCTGCTAAGaaaaatatcaaaacaagccCTGAAAGTACAGTCATCCAAAGCAAGCTGTCAGGGGGCACTGCTTTCACCTTTGAGGTTAgcgaggatgaagaggagggggATGCCTGGAGAACTGAACTAGATGCCTCAGGAACTGAAAAAGATGAGCACAATCAATTGGAAAATAGAGAAAGCagggacaaacacaaaatacttTACCGTTGCAAACATTGTGACTACAGTCACAAGTCATCTCGCAGTTTGAGCACCCATTACCAGAGAATGCACCCTTACATCAGGTATGACTTTCAGTACATCATTAATCCAGATGATTGGACTGCCACCTTCCGTTGCTTGGAGTGTCCTGTTGAGTTTGCCACCCCTGATGACCTCAAGAAGCACTATAGGGATCATCACCGAGAAGCTCCAGATGTGTTCATGATGCGATCAGATCAGCTTGATTTGGTGTACAAGTGCTTTGCCTGCCCATTCACCATTTCTAATGGCAAATACTTGAAACCCCATTACAAAAACAAACATCCAAAACTGAAAATGAGCAGTCCTTTAATGTACTGCAGTTTTACTGCCAAGCCTTCTAAAGACGAACCCTCTAAATCACATTTAGGGCGAACTTCCAGCCTAAAGAATGCAGAGGTTGTCTCTCCTGAGAGATCTCTGTCCCCATGTAAAGAAACTGTTAACATCAACTCTACAACCCTAAAAGAATGTTCTGCTTCCATGGGAGTGGATGAGGAACTGTACCACTGCAAACATTGTGCCTTCAGCAATAAGTCAGTGGTTGTCGTGCTTGTCCACTACCAAAAAAGCCATCCGAAGGCAGGATTGACAATTGACGACATAAAACAAACTCTTGCCACTTCCAGGGACGCTAAGGACGAAACACAGGTGTCTCCTCAAAATATGGTTTTGGAACCATTCAAACTCCCAGAAGTAAAGTCCCCCAACACGTCCCTCTTTAAACCCGATGTTGCACAGGACGATGTAGAGAACATGTTTTTCTGCCAGCATTGCAACTATGGCAACCTCACAGTGAGGGGGGTGTTGAATCACCAAAGGTCAAGACACAGTGATCTCAATGCTACTGTTGAACAGATCCATTTCCATACTGCGGAGGTTCATAGTCAAAGCAAAATGTCACAGGGCATAGGAATAGTCTCACATAGCACTCCCCTCCAAAAAGATTTAGCACAGGAACATGTTTTAAAGCCATTCAAACTCCCAGAAGTTAAGTCTCCTAACACATCCCCTCCCATATCCAATGTTTCGCAGGCAGATGATGAGAGTTTGTATTTCTGCCAGTTTTGTGGCTATTGCAACCCCACAGTGAGAGGTGTTATGAATCATCAGAAGTTGAGACACAGTACTCGTAAGTCAACTGCTGAACGGATCATGAAACATACTGCTGCGATTCGTAGCAACCCCAAATTGAGAGGGGTTTTGAATCATCAGAAGTTAAGACACAGTACTCGTAAGTCAACTGCTAAACGGATCATGAAACATACTGCTGCGATTCGTAGCAACCCCAAATTGAGAGGGGTTTTGAATCATCAGAAGTTAAGACACAGTCATCGCAAGGTGACTGCCGATAAGGTCATCAAGCACACTGCTGAGGCTCATGGTCAAAGTGAAAAGCTTCAGTCTACTGGATTTGACTCATCAAACTCCTCTCTCAAATCCACTGTTGAGAACGAGATAGCTGACTTGTTTTTTTGCCAGTACTGCAACTATGGCAACCCCAGAGTTATAGGGGTTTTGAATCATCAGAAATTAAGACATCGTTGTCTTCAGACATCAACTAGTCAGATCCTTCAATATACATCTGAGCTTCGTAGTCAGAAAGATACATCTCAGTCTGCTGGATTTGACTCCTCTCTCTTCACATCTGATATTGGAAATGAGGCAGGTAACTTGTTTTTCTGCCAGTTTTGCAACTATGGGCATCCCTCAATGAGAGGAATTTTAAATCATCAAAAGAGAAGACACAGTGGACTCCAAACAACACCTGGCGACATCTTCAGGCATACTGCTGAGGTTGCAGGGCAAACCGAAAAATCCAAAAAGTCTAAGAGCGTCAACTTGACTAAGTCTTCTCACATCTTACCTCTTCCTCTTGTGACAGAAGAGGCTGTGTTATTCTGTCAGCTTTGCAACTATAGCAATCGAACCATGAGGGTGGTTGTGGAACATCAAAGGAAAAGACACCCAGATCTTAAAGCAACTGCTAAACAAATCCTTGAATATACTGCTATGATTTTGTCCCAAACTAGCAAATCGCCTAACTCATCTTTCTTAACATCTGATGTTGTCCAAGAAGAGTTAGATAAGTTCTTCTGCCAATATTGTGACTATAACAATCCCACAGTGAGGGGGATTTTTAATCATCAAAGTAAAATGCATTGTGATCTCGAAACAAACGCAGCGCAGATCTTAAGGCATACTGTTGTCGTCCGAGAGCAAACCAACAAATCTCAGCCAAAAGCAGTGAACTCACCAAACTCTCCTCACCTCTTGTCTCATCCTCTTTTGAAGGACGAGGTTGAACACATGTTTTTCTGTCAGCTTTGCAACTATAGCAATCCAACGGTGATGGGGGTTTTGAATCATAAAAGGAAAAGACACCTTGATATGAAGCCAACTGCTAAGCAAATCCTTGAATATACTGCTACAGTTTTGGGCCAAATGAGCAAATCCCACCCAGTACGAAGAAACTCGCTTAACTCATCccaagaagaagagaggaagttGTTTTACTGCCAGCATTGTGACTATGACAATCCGACAGTTAGGGGAGTTTTGAATCATCAGAAATTAAGACATAGTGATCTGAAGACAACTGCGGATCAGGTTGTCAGGTATACTGCAATTGTTCCCGGCTCAAATAAAAAATCAACAATGCAACAGCCTAACATGTCCTCCATGAAAGCCTCACAATCTCGCAAGCAGAAAGCTGCACTGCTCAGGTCCTTAAAGTGCCGCAAATGCTCTTATACAACTCCCCATATATATCTTTTGAAAAGACATCTGAGGAATAACCACCAAGAGAAAGCCCCGATCACTACAATTATACATTGGGCTTACGAAGATGGCCATTTACAGGAAGGTTATCACTGTGAGTGGTGTGCTTGTTCACATACTGAAGCGAAGGGACTCCTCCGGCACTACCGGCAACGTCATCCAGATAAAAAAACTGGACTTGAATCCATCATCCTGAGGTTACATGCCGGCCCTAAGATTTCTCGATCTAAAAAAACAAAGCCTAACCCAGAACACAATGAAAAACATGATCAGATTATCCTCAGTTTTGGGGATGTTCCAAAGACCACTCCATCTTTTCAGACCGGAGGAGGTGACACAAAAGTCTATCCATGCCGAGCGTGTCCCTTTAAGGCTACTTCCATGGGGGGTATAAGCAGCCACTACCGTGCAGTTCATCCATGGTCTGTCAAGGAAGATGGGTCTGTGTTAGATGTCATTAGTAGTAGGCAGACCCAAGAACCGGAGATCCATGAACAGCTTGATGTTCATGAAACCTTGAGTTCAAGCGAGACATATAGGTGCCCTGTCTGTTCTGGAGAGTTCAACACCCTCCATGGTATGTCTACTCATTGTGGAAAGAAACATCCAGAATATGATATGAAAGTCCATGAACAGCTTGATGTTCATGAAACTTCAAAGCCAAGCCAGCGATATAGGTGCCCTGTCTGTTCCGGAGAGTTCAACAACCTCCATGGTATGTTAACTCATTGTGGTAAGAAACATCCGGAATATGATACATCAACTTATGAAAGGGAAACTGAAGCGGAACTTAGTACAAGTGAGGGGACTCTGGTATTCAAGTGTTCAATCTGTCCATATGTGAACTCTCACGCTCATGGTGTTCTAACTCACTGCCAGATGAGGCATCCAGCCGTCAAAGCCAGAACTGAGAGACTTGAACAAGAAATTGTACACTTCACTGACCCAAATGAATGCCTGAAAGTCCGATCGGGTAAGCGGATGGGATTGGCAGGCTTCAGGTGCAATATGTGTCCAGTCATCCATGCAAAATTCAAGAAGTTGAAGGCTCACTATGAGATGGATCACAAACGATCTGCCGCAAATATATTCAAACCGGCTTTGAAACAATCTGCTGCCATTAAAAAACAATTGCTCTCCAAATACAGAGGCTCCCAGACCTCAATTGCCCAGGCTGCCATTTTAAAAAATGGGAAATCCATCATAGTCAAGTGCCACCTTTGCAAGTACCTTTGCACTACTAAAAAGGGCCTTGCCTGTCATCTTCGCATTAACCACAGTACAGTGGCTCCAATTGAGGACAAAGAGTTTTCCTACAAGTGTGCACTATGCTCGTATTCAACTTCGATTTGTAAATACCTTGCAGCCCACTATAGGAGGCAACATGGCAATGCTGCTTTCACCAACCACTTTGTTCCAGCATTCAGACCTCACCGCATTCTTCCAAACTCACCGGACCATAAGGCTTCTTTGAGTCAGGAAACCAAATCACCTGGTGAGAAGATAAGCTGTTCCCGCTGTTTTTTCCAATGTCTTAGTGAAAAAGGCCTGGTCTCCCATTATGCGATTTGCCACCCAGGAGTCTCTCCCAGCAAGCACAAATCTAGCAAACTTAGCCCGAATAACACACTGCACTCTCCCCCCAAGCCTAGAAATCATCCCCAGCAACAGAAACCTGTATGCAAATTATTTGATCCACAATGCGAGAAAGGCAAAGCATTGCGTCCAGTTAAATGCAAGAAATGCGTGAAGTTATCTTTCAACTCAAATCTGCTGCTAAGTATCCACTACACCAATTTCCACAACGAAGATTTCACACAAGACTTCACTATACTTTCAAAGTCTTCAGAGGATGGCACAGAGTTCTACAGATGTGGATACTGTAACCTCCAAATCCAGGGCAGTGCGGACCTCTGCTCCCATCTCGACCATCATAATGAGGAGTTTCAGAAGCTGGCAAATGGACAGAAGAGGAAGCAACGCCTCAGTGACCCACCGCCAAAAACCAAGCCTGTTAAG CAGGAAAGACAAGTACTGCCCAAGGTCCTGACAGCAGATGAATCGGACAGTCATTGGATTGTGACACAGGTGGAATCTGTTACAACAGGGATGAGTCCACTGGTGTCCCCTTCCCCTGTCCCATCGACAACAGAACCAGAGGGGGGGTCAGTAGGAGAGGAGTGCAACCACTGCGGGCGAACTTTCATGTCTTTGAAAGGTTTACGCTCACATGAGCGGAGCCATGCAGCTACAGCAGCCCTCAAACGGCTGGACAATGTACCTCATCAACAGAAGCAGAT GTTTGACCGCCATATTAGACATCGACCCGGGACCATCAGACCCTTCCACTGTGGGCTCTGTCGTTACAGAACTACCATCTTGAGCCTCTTGAAGAATCATCTGCTCAAAGTACATGGCG CTCAGTACCCATCCAAGAACCTCCCTTCCTCTGTGACCGGTAGCGAGAACAAGGAGCACACCCTGAGGGCTGCTGAAGAGACCCAGAACCTGCCAGAACCTCAAGAAGGCAACCAAATGTCTGATGATTCTGAGGAATCAGACCTCACTGAAA AACCAGTATACTCGGAGCCCCCAGATGTCCAGAGGCAGCTCAACCACTACAGGCAGGTGGCTCAGGCCAAGGCCTCCAGCAGCCCTCCAAGCCCACAGACCACCAGGACCACTCAAGATGGCTTATTCGTCTGTGAGTTTTGTATCTACACCTCAACACACATCAAGAGTATGCGTCGACACTACATAAATCGCCACAATGGGAAAAGGCTCGTGAGGTGCAAGGACTGCTCATTTTTCACAGGCTTCAG GAAGAAGTTGGATATGCACATAGAGACGGCACATGCCAGTAGCCCAACAGAAGCTCCTAAGGAGCTACACTGCCCTCTCTGTCTTTACCACACCAAAAACAAAAACCGCATGATCGACCACATCGTCCTCCATCGTG agcaGCCAGTGGCCCCGATAGAGGTGCGTCGTCCGAAGCTGTCGCGATATCTCGAGGGCACCGTGTTCCGCTGCCACAAGTGCACCTTCACCAGTTCCAGTGACAAGAAACTGCTACTGCACATGCTCAAGCACGACGATATCAAGCCCTACAAATGCAGACTGTGCTACTTCGACTGCACACAGCTGAGCGAGTTGGAGGCACACCTGTGCGATAAACACCAG GTGGAATTACACTTGCAGTCCCAAGAGAGTGTGGATCTTTTGAGAAATTAA